The following coding sequences are from one Salvia hispanica cultivar TCC Black 2014 chromosome 3, UniMelb_Shisp_WGS_1.0, whole genome shotgun sequence window:
- the LOC125215832 gene encoding serine/threonine-protein kinase D6PKL2-like, with protein sequence MEPWSDDLADDLQSLSFNSTSSGSDWSSHFPPLSLTDLRFLHRLGSGDIGSVYLAQLKPPKPTPPPQLFAAKVMDRKELASRNKEGRAKTEKEILQILDHPFLPKLHAALDTPKWSCLLTEFCPGGDLHVLRQRQPCKRFPESAVRFYASEVVVALEYLHMMGIVYRDLKPENVLVRSDGHIMLTDFDLSLMCDDSTSTPAQVIPAQSQLPTTHPPPQGDHALDRPAFGSTSCILPNCIVPSMSCFHNKRRRKKKAGSQAGPAFVAEPIDVRSMSFVGTHEYLAPEIVSGEGHGSAVDWWTLGIFVFELFYGVTPFRGMDHEITLANIVARALEFPKEPAVPGPAKDLIAQLLAKDPARRMGSTMGASAIKHHPFFQGVNWALLRCNRPPFVPPPFSRDVLSDESCPDTPVDYY encoded by the exons ATGGAGCCATGGTCCGACGACTTAGCCGACGACCTCCAAAGCCTCAGCTTCAATTCCACCAGCTCCGGCTCCGACTGGTCCTCCCACTTCCCCCCTCTCTCCCTCACCGATCTCCGCTTCCTCCACCGCCTCGGCTCCGGCGACATCGGCTCCGTCTACCTCGCCCAACTCAAACCTCCGAAACCAACACCGCCGCCGCAGCTATTTGCGGCCAAGGTGATGGACAGGAAGGAGCTGGCCAGCCGCAACAAGGAAGGAAGGGCCAAAACGGAGAAGGAAATCCTTCAAATATTGGATCACCCGTTTCTTCCCAAGCTCCACGCCGCCCTCGACACGCCCAAATGGTCCTGCCTGCTCACCGAGTTCTGCCCCGGCGGCGATCTCCACGTCCTCCGCCAGCGCCAGCCCTGCAAGCGCTTCCCGGAATCCGCCGTCCG gTTCTATGCGTCTGAGGTTGTGGTTGCGTTGGAATACTTGCACATGATGGGGATCGTGTACCGCGATCTGAAGCCTGAAAACGTGTTGGTCCGATCCGACGGCCATATAATGCTGACGGACTTTGACCTGTCGCTAATGTGCGACGACTCGACCTCGACTCCAGCCCAGGTGATCCCGGCCCAGAGTCAACTTCCGACCACGCACCCGCCCCCACAGGGCGACCACGCGCTCGACCGGCCGGCTTTCGGCTCGACCTCGTGCATCCTCCCGAACTGCATCGTCCCGTCCATGTCGTGCTTCCACAACAAGCGCAGACGGAAAAAAAAGGCCGGGAGCCAGGCGGGCCCGGCCTTCGTGGCCGAGCCGATCGACGTCCGGTCGATGTCGTTCGTCGGGACCCACGAGTACCTGGCCCCGGAGATAGTCTCCGGGGAGGGGCACGGGAGCGCGGTCGACTGGTGGACCCTAGGGATTTTCGTGTTCGAGCTATTCTACGGAGTGACGCCTTTTCGCGGGATGGACCACGAGATAACCCTAGCGAATATCGTGGCGCGGGCGCTCGAGTTCCCTAAGGAGCCGGCCGTGCCGGGCCCGGCCAAGGACTTGATCGCGCAGCTGCTGGCGAAGGATCCGGCGCGGCGGATGGGTTCGACGATGGGCGCGTCGGCGATCAAGCACCATCCGTTTTTCCAAGGAGTGAATTGGGCGTTGCTGAGATGCAATCGCCCACCGTTCGTTCCACCTCCGTTTAGTCGAGATGTTTTGTCGGATGAGAGCTGTCCTGATACACCTGTGgactattattaa
- the LOC125215831 gene encoding fatty acyl-CoA reductase 3-like isoform X1: MEIQFLENKSILLTGAAGFLAKVVIEKIIRVQPNVKKLYLLLRAEDSSSALHRFNTEVMEKELFKVVREKYGAKLNSFMEEKVCVLSGDITCDWLGLKTSILEELFEKLDFVINLAATTDFDERYDIALRVNTIGAANVLSFSKKCRKLRMLLHVSTAYVCRENEGLILETPINEIEGVDIEEENQIIQQNLQQLQAHAASHNHITSVMRDLGLQRAKKYGWPNTYTFTKAMGEMVLGRFKENIPLVIIRPTMVTSTLKHPFPGWTEGVRTIDSFIVGFGTGRLTCYPGDPQSILDMIPADMVVNAMIASMSSHVDKTTRLIFHVGSSSSNPAPYHQVRDNIVRFFTEQPWFRKDDTPVVVRRPTQLPTRVAARIYMELLYFIPIRILGIVNAASFRYFDRIYLDLSKKANFLLRLVDLFSPYVFFTKIFDDTNAEKLRNAAKETSGDIENEILNFDPRSINWDDYLMHTHIPGLVKYCFRR; the protein is encoded by the exons ATGGAAATTCAGTTTCTTGAAAACAAAAGCATTCTTCTCACTGGCGCCGCTGGCTTTCTTGCAAAGG ttGTGATTGAGAAGATAATTAGGGTTCAACCAAATGTGAAGAAGCTATATCTTCTCTTGAGGGCCGAAGATTCCTCCTCGGCTTTACATCGTTTTAATACCGAG GTGATGGAGAAGGAGTTGTTTAAGGTAGTGAGGGAGAAGTATGGTGcaaaattgaattcatttaTGGAGGAAAAGGTGTGTGTGTTATCCGGCGATATCACTTGTGATTGGTTGGGATTAAAAACCTCTATTTTGGAAGAGCTCTTTGAAAAGTTGGATTTTGTCATCAACTTAGCCGCAACTACTGATTTTGATGAAAG atatgaTATTGCGTTGCGAGTCAACACAATTGGAGCTGCAAATGTTTTGAGTTTTTCGAAAAAATGCAGAAAATTGAGGATGCTTCTTCACGTATCTACTG CAtatgtgtgtagagaaaatgagGGTCTTATTCTCGAGACACCAATAAATGAGATAGAAGGAGTGGAtattgaagaggaaaatcaaATTATCCAACAAAATCTTCAACAACTACAAGCTCATGCAGCCTCACACAACCATATTACATCAGTTATGAGAGATTTAGGACTCCAAAG GGCAAAGAAGTATGGGTGGCCAAATACTTACACTTTCACAAAGGCAATGGGAGAAATGGTGTTGGGACGATTTAAAGAAAACATACCTCTTGTAATAATTCGACCAACCATGGTCACAAGTACCCTAAAACACCCCTTCCCCGGTTGGACTGAAGGGGTTCG AACCATTGATTCCTTTATCGTTGGATTTGGGACAGGCAGACTGACTTGCTATCCAGGTGATCCCCAAAGTATACTAGACATG ATACCAGCAGACATGGTAGTGAATGCTATGATTGCATCAATGTCATCACACGTGGACAAAACGACACGCTTAATTTTCCACGTGGGATCTTCGTCATCGAACCCAGCTCCATATCACCAGGTTCGAGACAACATCGTACGTTTCTTTACAGAGCAACCATGGTTCCGCAAAGATGACACACCTGTCGTTGTCAGAAGGCCCACGCAGTTGCCTACTAGGGTTGCGGCCCGAATATACATGGAACtcctttactttattcccaTTCGG ATTTTAGGGATTGTAAATGCTGCAAGTTTTCGATATTTTGATCGAATCTATCTCGATCTTTCTAAGAAGGCTAATTTCTTGCTGCGGTTGGTCGATCTATTTAGCCCTTATGTCTTCTTCACTAAAAT ATTCGATGATACGAATGCCGAGAAATTGAGAAATGCGGCAAAGGAGACGAGTGGCGATATTGAGAATGAGATATTGAACTTTGATCCGAGAAGTATAAATTGGGATGATTATCTCATGCATACTCACATTCCTGGCCTCGTCAAATATTGTTTCAGACGTTAA
- the LOC125215831 gene encoding fatty acyl-CoA reductase 3-like isoform X2, with protein sequence MEKELFKVVREKYGAKLNSFMEEKVCVLSGDITCDWLGLKTSILEELFEKLDFVINLAATTDFDERYDIALRVNTIGAANVLSFSKKCRKLRMLLHVSTAYVCRENEGLILETPINEIEGVDIEEENQIIQQNLQQLQAHAASHNHITSVMRDLGLQRAKKYGWPNTYTFTKAMGEMVLGRFKENIPLVIIRPTMVTSTLKHPFPGWTEGVRTIDSFIVGFGTGRLTCYPGDPQSILDMIPADMVVNAMIASMSSHVDKTTRLIFHVGSSSSNPAPYHQVRDNIVRFFTEQPWFRKDDTPVVVRRPTQLPTRVAARIYMELLYFIPIRILGIVNAASFRYFDRIYLDLSKKANFLLRLVDLFSPYVFFTKIFDDTNAEKLRNAAKETSGDIENEILNFDPRSINWDDYLMHTHIPGLVKYCFRR encoded by the exons ATGGAGAAGGAGTTGTTTAAGGTAGTGAGGGAGAAGTATGGTGcaaaattgaattcatttaTGGAGGAAAAGGTGTGTGTGTTATCCGGCGATATCACTTGTGATTGGTTGGGATTAAAAACCTCTATTTTGGAAGAGCTCTTTGAAAAGTTGGATTTTGTCATCAACTTAGCCGCAACTACTGATTTTGATGAAAG atatgaTATTGCGTTGCGAGTCAACACAATTGGAGCTGCAAATGTTTTGAGTTTTTCGAAAAAATGCAGAAAATTGAGGATGCTTCTTCACGTATCTACTG CAtatgtgtgtagagaaaatgagGGTCTTATTCTCGAGACACCAATAAATGAGATAGAAGGAGTGGAtattgaagaggaaaatcaaATTATCCAACAAAATCTTCAACAACTACAAGCTCATGCAGCCTCACACAACCATATTACATCAGTTATGAGAGATTTAGGACTCCAAAG GGCAAAGAAGTATGGGTGGCCAAATACTTACACTTTCACAAAGGCAATGGGAGAAATGGTGTTGGGACGATTTAAAGAAAACATACCTCTTGTAATAATTCGACCAACCATGGTCACAAGTACCCTAAAACACCCCTTCCCCGGTTGGACTGAAGGGGTTCG AACCATTGATTCCTTTATCGTTGGATTTGGGACAGGCAGACTGACTTGCTATCCAGGTGATCCCCAAAGTATACTAGACATG ATACCAGCAGACATGGTAGTGAATGCTATGATTGCATCAATGTCATCACACGTGGACAAAACGACACGCTTAATTTTCCACGTGGGATCTTCGTCATCGAACCCAGCTCCATATCACCAGGTTCGAGACAACATCGTACGTTTCTTTACAGAGCAACCATGGTTCCGCAAAGATGACACACCTGTCGTTGTCAGAAGGCCCACGCAGTTGCCTACTAGGGTTGCGGCCCGAATATACATGGAACtcctttactttattcccaTTCGG ATTTTAGGGATTGTAAATGCTGCAAGTTTTCGATATTTTGATCGAATCTATCTCGATCTTTCTAAGAAGGCTAATTTCTTGCTGCGGTTGGTCGATCTATTTAGCCCTTATGTCTTCTTCACTAAAAT ATTCGATGATACGAATGCCGAGAAATTGAGAAATGCGGCAAAGGAGACGAGTGGCGATATTGAGAATGAGATATTGAACTTTGATCCGAGAAGTATAAATTGGGATGATTATCTCATGCATACTCACATTCCTGGCCTCGTCAAATATTGTTTCAGACGTTAA
- the LOC125213342 gene encoding ATP-dependent RNA helicase DEAH13, whose amino-acid sequence MKPSQNSNAVVGLNSSSEIGGGDLIILPPKKMKDKKGKSQLNVRQQPKLSKSQKRKLKKLEEEKEKELLMSKSIETLEKYKIKDDVFSLMWSSRNLGQVETVREKRRREVEFSKAGLELPHAEKAHTKRKRDVVSHNDDIEVSEDDVCLPDRNVHSDVNMQSLSDEPDTSDRRVGDSFEEVANGNTQPSLPGSEEKSTESCQNEEVMKPKDVMDEDPIYNREGENNHSNCNSSRNHVAPTVVHVSRPKDVEKQRMGLPIVMMEQEIMEAINENISLIICGETGCGKTTQVPQFLYEAGFGSRGSNTGGGIIGVTQPRRVAVLATAKRVAYELGLRFGKEVGFQVRHDRKVGENCSIKFMTDGILLREVQNDFLLKRYSVLILDEAHERSLNTDILIGMLSRVIQERQREYEMQMKRILAGETIESENRIYPLKLVLMSATLRVEDFVSNTNIFRNPPPVIEVPTRQFPVTTHFSKKTEIVDYIGQAYKKVLSIHKRLPPGGILVFVTGQREVELLCQRLRRASRKLVEDKASAVSVEKPPEENDMKEISEAFEFQGSSGHEITERFNSHMEEDNEDFPEDASDASYDSEEESDLEFFSDGENQTKPDSEGDILGEEGTLTSLKAAFEALSGKRVSDSNTKGKDVPETPEGGSDPSRSLSERDDKDKGYSPGKLNVLPLYAMLPASSQLRVFEDARDGERLVVVATNVAETSLTIPGISYVVDTGREKVKNYNSSSGMETYEIQWISKASAAQRAGRAGRTGPGHCYRLYSSAAFNNLFSDFSIAEISKVPVDGVVLLLKSMHIGKVANFPFPTPPETDALIEAERCLKILEALDENGRLTALGRAMARYPMGPRHSRMLLTVIQIMQKAKKCARANLVLAYAVAAVAALSLTNPFLRHFEDIGNNADGKSHAEEADSKASKKASEKEEKPRKKQQKQIAKASREKFANPTSDALTVAFALQSFDLSENQSEFCDENALHYKTMEEISKLRKQLVKLVFASHDSQQDFSWAHGTIEDVESAWMVSSDKHPLQLNEEEILGQAICSGWADRVAKRIKGASLLAEGDRNTNAVRYQACMLKETVFLHRWSSISRSAPEFLVYSELLHSKRPYIHGATSVKPNWLPEFARVSCSFSAPLSEPKPYYDATADQVMSWVEPTFGPHLWPLPLHGLPIKDDSTRVAVFAYSLLEGQILPCLKAVRKFMAASPATVLKPEACGLKRIGNLLSKLNKKGRVIDTRAKLGKMWKENPRFLFPEIQDWFQEGFFNRFEELWEEMHKQALGDPKQRLKKKAKKLKREEQRR is encoded by the exons ATGAAGCCGTCACAAAATTCTAACGCCGTTGTTGGACTGAATTCAAG CTCGGAGATTGGTGGCGGTGACTTAATCATATTGCCGcctaagaaaatgaaagataagaaagggaaaagtcag CTCAATGTGAGGCAGCAACCGAAACTAAGTAAATCTCAGAAAAGAAAGCTAAAGAAGCTTGAG gaagagaaagaaaaggaacTCCTTATGTCAAAAAGCATTGAGACATTGGA GAAATACAAGATCAAAGATGATGTTTTTTCACTCATGTGGTCTTCAAGGAACTTGGGGCAG GTTGAGACTGTTCGTGAGAAACGGAGAAGAGAAGTTGAGTTTTCGAAAGCTGGTTTGGAACTCCCACATGCTGAAAAGGCTCACactaaaaggaaaagagaTGTTGTGTCTCACAATGATGATATTGAAGTGTCTGAGGATGATGTCTGTTTGCCGGATAGAAATGTGCATTCAGATGTCAATATGCAATCGTTGAGTGATGAACCTGATACCTCTGATAGACGAGTTGGTGATTCATTCGAAGAAGTGGCCAACGGCAATACTCAACCATCATTGCCAGGATCTGAGGAAAAATCAACTGAGTCATGCCAAAATGAAGAAGTCATGAAGCCTAAG GATGTGATGGATGAAGATCCAATTTACAATCGTGAAGGTGAAAATAACCATAGCAACTGTAATTCATCGAGAAATCATGTTGCTCCAACTGTGGTTCATGTCTCAAGACCTAAGGATGTTGAAAAGCAAAGGATGGGTCTGCCCATAGTCATGATGGAACAGGAAATAATGGAAGCTATAAATGAGAATATCAGTCTCATTATATGTGGTGAAACTGGTTGCGGAAAAACAACCCAAGTTCCTCAG TTTCTTTATGAGGCTGGTTTTGGTTCGCGTGGTTCAAACACTGGAGGTGGCATTATTGGCGTCACCCAACCTCGCCGAGTTGCAGTACTTGCAACAGCCAAGCGGGTGGCTTATGAGCTTGGGCTTCGATTCGGGAAGGAGGTGGGATTTCAAGTAAGGCATGACAGAAAGGTTGGAGAGAATTGCTCAATCAAATTTATGACTGATGGAATTTTGCTTCGGGAAGTGCAG AATGATTTTCTGCTGAAGCGATACTCAGTGTTAATATTGGATGAGGCTCACGAGAGGAGTCTGAATACAGATATTCTCATCGGGATGCTTTCTCGGGTTATCCAAGAGCGTCAG AGGGAATACGAGATGCAGATGAAGAGAATTCTTGCCGGGGAAACTATTGAATCTGAAAATAGGATATACCCGTTGAAGCTTGTGCTCATGAGTGCTACTCTACGCGTGGAAGATTTTGTGtctaatacaaatatatttcgCAATCCTCCACCAGTGATTGAAGTTCCAACTCGACAGTTTCCAGTGACCACACACTTCTCAAAGAAGACTGAAATTGTTGATTACATTGGCCAAGCTTATAAGAAGGTTCTATCAATTCACAAGAGATTGCCACCTGGGGGTATTCTTGTTTTTGTAACTGGGCAGAGAGAGGTCGAACTTCTTTGTCAAAGGTTACGAAGAGCTTCTAGAAAGCTAGTTGAAGACAAGGCTTCAGCCGTATCTGTAGAGAAACCACCCGAAGAAAATGATATGAAAGAGATAAGTGAGGCATTTGAGTTCCAAGGGAGTTCGGGTCATGAGATAACTGAGCGCTTTAATTCTCACATGGAGGAAGATAATGAAGATTTTCCAGAAGACGCATCTGATGCATCTTATGACTCGGAAGAAGAAAGTGATCTGGAGTTCTTTAGTGATGGTGAGAATCAGACGAAACCTGATTCTGAAGGCGATATTTTGGGAGAAGAGGGAACTCTTACATCACTGAAGGCTGCTTTTGAAGCATTATCGGGGAAAAGAGTTTCTGATTCCAACACCAAAGGCAAAGATGTTCCCGAGACCCCTGAAGGCGGGTCAGATCCGTCCCGTTCCCTTTCTGAACGAGATGACAAAGATAAGGGATATTCCCCTGGTAAACTGAATGTGCTACCACTTTATGCGATGCTTCCTGCATCATCCCAGCTTCGTGTTTTTGAAGATGCTAGGGATGGAGAGCGGCTTGTTGTAGTTGCTACTAATGTGGCTGAAACCTCTTTGACGATTCCTGGAATAAGCTATGTTGTCGACACTGGAAGAGAAAAGGTGAAGAACTACAACTCTTCGAGCGGCATGGAGACATATGAGATACAGTGGATAAGCAAAGCCTCTGCAGCTCAGCGTGCTGGAAGAGCCGGAAGAACCGGCCCGGGACATTGTTATCGCCTCTATTCCTCAGCAGCCTTCAATAActtattttctgatttttcaaTTGCTGAAATATCAAAGGTGCCGGTTGATGGTGTTGTCCTCCTTTTAAAATCCATGCATATTGGCAAG GTTGCAAATTTCCCTTTCCCCACACCTCCAGAGACCGATGCTTTGATTGAAGCAGAACGTTGTCTGAAGATTCTTGAAGCGTTGGATGAAAATGGCAGACTGACAGCTCTGGGGAGGGCCATGGCTCGGTATCCAATGGGTCCTCGTCATTCCAGAATGCTTCTCACGGTTATTCAGATTATGCAGAAGGCAAAAAAGTGTGCCCGAGCAAATCTCGTTTTGGCCTATGCAGTTGCAGCAGTGGCGGCTTTAAGCTTGACAAATCCTTTCCTTCGGCATTTTGAAGACATTGGAAACAACGCAGACGGTAAAAGCCATGCTGAGGAAGCTGATTCTAAAGCAAGCAAGAAAGCTtcagagaaagaagaaaaaccgAGGAAAAAGCAACAGAAACAAATCGCCAAAGCTTCTCGTGAAAAATTCGCCAACCCTACTAGCGATGCTCTAACTGTTGCGTTTGCGCTTCAAAGCTTTGATCTTTCTGAAAACCAGTCAGAGTTTTGTGATGAGAATGCTCTACACTACAAGACCATGGAAGAAATTTCCAAGCTGAGAAAGCAGCTTGTGAAACTAGTCTTCGCCTCGCATGATTCACAGCAGGACTTCTCCTGGGCGCACGGAACTATCGAGGATGTAGAGTCTGCTTGGATGGTTTCCTCGGATAAGCATCCTCTTCAGCTGAACGAGGAGGAGATATTGGGCCAGGCTATCTGTTCCGGCTGGGCTGATAGGGTTGCGAAGCGCATCAAAGGAGCTTCACTTTTGGCAGAGGGAGACCGAAACACGAATGCAGTCAGATACCAAGCTTGTATGCTGAAAGAAACCGTCTTTCTTCACCGGTGGTCGTCCATCTCTAGATCTGCACCCGAATTTCTCGTATACAGCGAGTTATTGCATAGTAAGAGGCCATACATTCATGGAGCCACTAGCGTGAAACCGAATTGGCTTCCTGAATTCGCTCGGGTATCATGTAGTTTCTCTGCGCCGCTCTCAGAGCCAAAGCCTTATTACGACGCTACAGCTGATCAAGTCATGTCATGGGTGGAGCCGACTTTCGGCCCACATCTCTGGCCGCTTCCTCTGCACGGCCTGCCTATCAAAGATGATTCCACGAGAGTCGCTGTGTTCGCCTATTCGCTGCTAGAAGGCCAAATCTTACCGTGCCTGAAAGCTGTCCGGAAATTCATGGCAGCCTCCCCTGCAACCGTGCTGAAGCCAGAGGCGTGTGGGCTGAAACGCATTGGCAATCTGTTGAGTAAGTTAAACAAGAAAGGAAGAGTAATCGACACTCGTGCTAAACTAGGAAAGATGTGGAAGGAAAATCCTAGATTTCTCTTCCCAGAAATCCAAGATTGGTTTCAAGAAGGATTTTTCAACCGGTTCGAGGAACTCTGGGAGGAGATGCACAAGCAAGCTTTGGGAGATCCCAAGCAAAGGTTGAAGAAAAAGGCcaagaaattgaaaagagaG GAGCAAAGAAGATGA
- the LOC125216799 gene encoding putative low molecular weight protein-tyrosine-phosphatase slr0328 — MNTLHAPTHSSPIAQNSPNRRRAPLLHRKFQPFLSNTHSPKHPIPSIKSTRVLAAASMPPTADGDAPPSRPFSVLFVCLGNICRSPAAEGVFRHLVKERGLDSKFRIDSAGTINYHEGDQADPRMRASSKKRGIEITSISRPIKPSDFRDFDLILAMDNQNREDILGAFERWRHRETLPKDAADKVRLMCSFCKRHDETQVPDPYYGGPQGFEKVLDLLEDACESLLENIVSQKL; from the exons ATGAACACTCTGCACGCACCCACGCACTCATCTCCAATCGCCCAAAATTCACCAAATCGTCGCCGCGCTCCTCTCCTCCACCGTAAATTCCAACCATTTCTGTCAAATACTCATTCACCTAAACATCCAATTCCATCCATAAAATCCACGAGAGTACTCGCGGCGGCGTCAATGCCTCCGACCGCAGACGGCGACGCGCCGCCGAGCAGACCATTCTCGGTTCTGTTCGTCTGCCTCGGCAACATCTGCCGGAGCCCCGCCGCGGAAGGCGTTTTCCGGCACCTCGTCAAGGAGAGGGGCCTCGATTCCAAATTCCGCATCGATTCCGCCGGCACCATCAACTACCATGAG GGTGATCAAGCAGATCCAAGAATGAGGGCATCTTCAAAAAAGCGTGGAATTGAGATAACTTCTATATCAAGGCCGATAAAGCCATCAGATTTTAGGGATTTTGATCTTATTCTTGCAATGGACAATCAAAACAGAG AGGATATACTAGGTGCATTCGAGAGGTGGAGACACAGAGAGACACTACCCAAAGACGCGGCCGACAAG GTTCGCTTGATGTGTTCTTTCTGCAAGAGGCACGATGAAACCCAAGTTCCCGACCCCTACTATGGTGGACCACAAGGTTTCGAGAAG GTTTTGGATTTGCTCGAAGACGCATGCGAGTCCCTATTGGAAAACATTGTTTCGCAGAAGCTCTAA
- the LOC125216800 gene encoding uncharacterized protein LOC125216800, producing MSSIEPPFRPREKIFEKQKHFQSIHKHTYLKGPFDKITSVAIPVALAATSLFLIGRGIYNMSHGVGKKE from the exons ATGTCTTCGATTGAGCCACCCTTCAGGCCAAGAGAGAAGATCTTCGAAAAGCAGAAGCATTTCCAGAGCATACACAAGCACACTTATCTGAAAGGACCATTCGATAAGATCACCTCAGTCGCTATCCCTGTTGCTTTGGCTGCcacttctctctttctcatt GGGAGAGGAATCTACAATATGTCTCATGGAGTTGGGAAGAAGGAATGA